A genomic segment from Pseudoxanthomonas sp. CF385 encodes:
- a CDS encoding GNAT family N-acetyltransferase, which translates to MKANSLQWKTDWRFEESQQRRHYVIEPWLDGRRVGRAHGWFESGESFVLEKIEIDSRMRSRGYGSTVIEQLRQKARTEGCRELVINNVRSNNHRAISLYEALGAKAVQLSSSLCTFAISPP; encoded by the coding sequence TTGAAAGCAAACTCTCTCCAATGGAAAACAGACTGGCGCTTCGAGGAGAGCCAGCAGCGGCGGCACTATGTCATCGAGCCGTGGCTTGATGGCCGCCGGGTAGGGCGTGCCCATGGCTGGTTCGAGTCCGGGGAGAGCTTCGTGCTGGAGAAGATCGAGATCGATTCGAGAATGCGCTCACGTGGCTATGGAAGCACGGTGATCGAGCAGCTGCGACAGAAGGCGCGTACCGAGGGGTGTCGCGAGCTTGTGATCAACAACGTGCGTTCCAACAACCACAGGGCCATCTCGCTCTATGAAGCCCTGGGCGCGAAGGCCGTCCAGCTGTCGTCGAGCCTCTGCACCTTCGCCATTTCACCGCCGTAG
- a CDS encoding nuclear transport factor 2 family protein, whose protein sequence is MKSAAQEILESANAEMAAGNPEGFLAYCTDDIRWEMVGDTLLVGKAAVLAWAKRTYAVAPPQFTADLWIVEHDWLAVHGEITVQDPERGPVHSKYCDLWRIRDGKLAELRAFAIEVA, encoded by the coding sequence ATGAAAAGCGCCGCCCAGGAGATCCTCGAGTCTGCGAACGCCGAAATGGCGGCGGGCAATCCGGAGGGATTCCTCGCGTACTGCACTGACGACATCCGCTGGGAGATGGTGGGCGACACCCTGCTTGTCGGAAAGGCCGCGGTGTTGGCCTGGGCCAAGCGCACGTACGCGGTCGCGCCACCGCAGTTCACCGCGGATCTGTGGATCGTCGAGCACGACTGGCTGGCGGTGCATGGCGAGATCACGGTGCAGGATCCCGAGCGTGGCCCCGTCCACTCGAAATACTGCGATCTCTGGCGTATCCGGGACGGCAAGCTGGCGGAACTGCGCGCCTTTGCGATTGAAGTGGCGTGA
- a CDS encoding acylphosphatase, whose protein sequence is MPAARFLVSGKVQGVFFRASTRERALDLGLGGRATNLPDGRVEVVAEGPAEALDALEAWLHEGPSAARVEVVVRTPWDHAVNEGFVTG, encoded by the coding sequence ATGCCGGCCGCGCGCTTCCTCGTCAGCGGCAAGGTGCAGGGCGTGTTCTTCCGCGCGTCAACACGGGAACGCGCATTGGACCTGGGCTTGGGCGGGCGTGCGACCAACCTGCCGGATGGGCGCGTCGAGGTCGTGGCGGAAGGCCCGGCCGAGGCGCTCGATGCGCTCGAAGCGTGGTTGCATGAAGGGCCATCCGCGGCGCGCGTCGAAGTGGTGGTACGCACGCCGTGGGACCACGCGGTGAACGAAGGCTTCGTCACCGGCTGA
- a CDS encoding DUF4118 domain-containing protein has protein sequence MSLLSVVLKVRRRKALGYAVAILTSALALWVRMQLGPNFEGFPYLTFFPAVLFTALVGGLGPGLIAAILSGLLAQYFLIPPVHSLEIRGISEWIAMGLYGAIAASMVGLVHGITLAYEAHRSAEQRLAEVNAALEQRVVERTAELRAEVEERLAAESQVRQLQKMDAVGQLTGGVAHDFNNMLAIVIGSLELAKVRAEVQPDERITRYINAAQEGAQRAALLTARLMAFARQQPLAPQAVDVNKLVQGMSELLRRTLGEPIRIEAHLATRIWHCFADVSQLENALVNLCINARDAMPGGGRLTIETANVELGAEGRQRTGLPAGQYVQIVVADSGTGMSPGTVEKAFDPFYTTKGVGKGTGLGLSQVYGYLRQSGGTALIRSEVGVGTAIELYLPRFVGQSDHEGPGPSPDRPARATEGHVVLVVEDEPQVRQMAVDALAELGYDALPAASADEALAHLQQRARIDLLLTDVMMPGVSGPALAAQASTLRPGMKVLYMSGFAPELLAGTHLSAGVKLLPKPFTISQLAAKVSEAITRP, from the coding sequence ATGTCGCTTCTCTCCGTAGTCCTGAAGGTCAGGCGCAGGAAGGCGCTCGGATATGCCGTTGCAATCCTCACGAGTGCCTTGGCGCTCTGGGTGCGGATGCAACTGGGCCCGAATTTCGAAGGGTTCCCCTACCTTACTTTCTTCCCTGCCGTTCTCTTCACGGCCCTTGTTGGCGGCCTGGGGCCGGGCCTGATTGCGGCGATCCTGTCCGGACTGCTGGCGCAGTATTTCCTCATTCCGCCGGTCCACAGTCTGGAAATACGCGGCATCTCGGAGTGGATCGCGATGGGCCTCTATGGCGCTATCGCCGCTTCGATGGTCGGGCTCGTTCACGGCATCACCCTCGCATACGAGGCTCACAGGAGCGCCGAGCAGCGACTGGCGGAAGTCAATGCCGCCCTTGAGCAGCGTGTGGTGGAGCGGACGGCGGAGTTGCGCGCGGAAGTGGAGGAACGGTTGGCCGCGGAGAGCCAGGTGCGCCAGCTGCAGAAGATGGATGCGGTGGGCCAGCTGACAGGGGGGGTCGCCCACGATTTCAACAACATGTTGGCGATCGTCATCGGCTCGCTCGAGCTGGCGAAAGTGCGTGCGGAAGTGCAGCCGGACGAGCGCATCACGCGGTACATCAATGCGGCCCAGGAAGGCGCGCAAAGGGCAGCCTTGCTGACGGCGCGCTTGATGGCGTTTGCGAGGCAGCAACCCTTGGCCCCGCAAGCCGTGGACGTGAACAAGCTCGTGCAAGGCATGTCCGAGCTTCTTCGGCGCACGCTCGGTGAACCCATCAGGATCGAAGCGCACCTGGCGACGAGAATCTGGCATTGCTTCGCGGACGTCTCCCAGTTGGAGAACGCGCTGGTCAATCTCTGCATCAACGCGCGTGACGCGATGCCCGGCGGCGGGCGACTCACGATCGAAACCGCCAACGTGGAACTGGGAGCCGAGGGCCGGCAGAGGACCGGTCTGCCCGCGGGACAGTATGTGCAGATCGTGGTGGCGGACAGCGGTACCGGCATGAGTCCGGGCACCGTCGAGAAAGCGTTCGACCCGTTCTACACGACCAAGGGCGTGGGGAAGGGCACGGGATTGGGCCTCAGCCAGGTCTACGGGTACCTGAGGCAGTCAGGCGGCACCGCATTGATCCGGAGCGAGGTAGGCGTGGGGACCGCCATTGAGCTCTATCTGCCGCGCTTCGTCGGGCAAAGCGATCACGAAGGGCCTGGGCCAAGCCCCGACCGCCCGGCGCGCGCCACCGAGGGGCACGTGGTCCTGGTCGTGGAGGACGAGCCGCAGGTCCGGCAGATGGCCGTGGATGCGCTGGCGGAGCTTGGCTATGACGCACTGCCTGCCGCCAGCGCGGACGAAGCACTGGCGCATCTTCAACAGCGTGCGCGCATCGACCTCCTGCTGACCGACGTCATGATGCCCGGCGTTTCCGGCCCTGCACTGGCCGCGCAGGCCTCGACCCTGAGGCCCGGGATGAAGGTCTTGTACATGTCGGGCTTCGCCCCGGAGCTCCTCGCGGGCACCCACCTGTCGGCCGGCGTGAAACTGCTGCCCAAGCCCTTCACGATTTCGCAACTGGCAGCGAAGGTATCGGAAGCCATCACGCGCCCGTGA
- a CDS encoding YihY family inner membrane protein gives MEPLDSLNRWTERVRDRARMGTFFRFLAKRFLDDRLFQAAGSLAYTTLFALVPLAMVVFGVLSAFPVFQEWSAQLRDYIFANFLPGAAVSLKEKLDGFLANTGKLTAVGVIALVASLLITLNSIEATFNRIWRVRSARPKLSRFLVYWTVLTLGALMAAASLALSARFYALPVFATSGGKWLQTLSLSLAPVLIELAAIVVIYRVVPHRTIKWRYAVAGALLATVLLELAKWGLGLYLGSFNAYQKIYGAVAAAPILLLWIFLCWVAVLLGASLASGMAAFRYQPVALRLPLGYELYGLLRMLGRFAQAREKGRGLHSDQILAMEPMLTDSLIQQMLGQLAEINLLRRDEEGEWLLARDLEDLTLCDLYEACQLRVPVAEAHLPFHDDALGRAARTALDDLRVPLRELLKRRVSDLYVESPQEPA, from the coding sequence ATGGAGCCATTGGACTCGTTGAACCGCTGGACCGAACGCGTGCGCGACCGCGCGCGCATGGGCACGTTCTTCCGTTTCCTGGCCAAGCGCTTCCTCGACGACCGCCTGTTCCAGGCCGCCGGTTCGCTGGCCTACACCACGCTGTTCGCGCTGGTGCCGCTGGCCATGGTGGTGTTCGGCGTGCTGTCCGCCTTCCCGGTGTTCCAGGAATGGAGCGCGCAGCTGCGCGACTACATCTTCGCCAACTTCCTGCCGGGCGCGGCGGTCAGCCTGAAGGAGAAGCTCGACGGCTTCCTCGCCAATACCGGCAAGCTGACCGCCGTGGGCGTGATCGCACTGGTCGCGTCGCTGCTGATCACCCTCAACAGCATCGAGGCCACCTTCAACCGCATCTGGCGCGTGCGCAGCGCACGGCCGAAGCTCTCGCGCTTCCTGGTCTACTGGACCGTGCTGACGCTGGGCGCGCTGATGGCCGCCGCGTCGCTGGCGCTGTCGGCACGCTTCTACGCGCTGCCGGTGTTCGCCACCAGCGGCGGCAAGTGGCTGCAGACGCTGTCGCTGAGCCTGGCGCCGGTGCTGATCGAACTCGCGGCCATCGTGGTGATCTACCGCGTGGTGCCGCACCGGACCATCAAGTGGCGCTACGCGGTGGCGGGCGCGCTGCTGGCCACCGTGCTGCTGGAACTGGCCAAGTGGGGCCTGGGCCTCTACCTGGGCAGCTTCAACGCCTATCAGAAGATCTACGGCGCGGTCGCGGCAGCGCCGATCCTGCTGCTGTGGATCTTCCTGTGCTGGGTGGCGGTGCTGCTGGGCGCATCGCTCGCCTCCGGCATGGCCGCGTTCCGCTACCAGCCGGTCGCGCTGCGCCTGCCGTTGGGCTACGAGCTATACGGCCTGCTGCGCATGCTGGGCCGGTTCGCCCAGGCGCGCGAGAAGGGCAGGGGCCTGCACAGCGACCAGATCCTCGCGATGGAGCCGATGCTGACCGACTCGCTGATCCAGCAGATGCTGGGCCAACTGGCGGAGATCAACCTGCTGCGTCGCGACGAGGAAGGCGAATGGTTGCTGGCCCGCGACCTGGAAGACCTGACCCTGTGCGACCTGTACGAAGCCTGCCAGCTGCGCGTGCCGGTGGCCGAGGCGCACCTGCCCTTCCACGATGACGCGCTCGGCCGCGCCGCACGCACCGCGCTGGACGACCTGCGCGTGCCGTTGCGCGAACTGCTGAAGAGACGCGTCAGCGATCTGTACGTCGAATCCCCCCAGGAGCCTGCATGA
- a CDS encoding nuclear transport factor 2 family protein, translating into MTTQKDIMELERRFWQAMVDMDVDTAISLLDRDSVSVSGGGIHAFTPDEYKAMALAGDGRITAFEFSDERVIFPTPDVAVASYRADQSFTVGGERHDMVVYDTTTWVRKNGAWVASAHTETPRQPAS; encoded by the coding sequence ATGACGACGCAGAAGGACATCATGGAACTGGAGCGCCGGTTCTGGCAGGCCATGGTCGACATGGACGTCGATACGGCAATCTCCTTGCTCGACCGCGATTCCGTTTCGGTATCGGGTGGCGGCATCCACGCTTTCACTCCCGACGAGTACAAGGCGATGGCGCTTGCCGGTGACGGGCGGATCACCGCTTTCGAGTTCTCGGATGAACGCGTCATTTTCCCCACGCCCGACGTGGCGGTCGCGTCCTACAGGGCCGATCAATCTTTCACCGTGGGCGGCGAGCGTCACGACATGGTCGTATACGACACGACGACGTGGGTGAGGAAGAACGGCGCGTGGGTCGCATCGGCGCACACCGAAACGCCTCGCCAGCCGGCGTCCTGA
- the wrbA gene encoding NAD(P)H:quinone oxidoreductase, which translates to MPEILVLYYSRGGSVAKLARQIARGVGEVDGMTARLRSVPPVAAVTQQAAPPVPEDGAPYVDHQDLAECAGLVLGSPTRFGNMAAPVKHFIDGLGAEWASGTLVGKPAAVFTSTATQHGGQESTLLSMQVPLLHHGCVIVGIPFTEPQLSTTRTGGTPYGASHVAGGEDDPHPSDEEAALARALGRRVADIARRLEPR; encoded by the coding sequence ATGCCCGAGATCCTGGTGCTCTACTACAGCCGCGGCGGTTCCGTGGCGAAGCTGGCGCGGCAGATCGCGCGGGGCGTGGGCGAAGTGGACGGCATGACGGCCCGCCTGCGCAGCGTGCCGCCGGTGGCCGCGGTGACCCAGCAGGCCGCACCGCCCGTGCCCGAAGACGGCGCGCCCTACGTGGACCACCAGGACCTGGCCGAGTGCGCGGGCCTGGTACTGGGCAGCCCCACCCGCTTCGGCAACATGGCGGCCCCGGTCAAGCATTTCATCGACGGCCTCGGTGCCGAATGGGCCAGCGGCACGCTGGTCGGCAAGCCGGCAGCGGTGTTCACCTCCACCGCCACCCAACACGGCGGCCAGGAATCCACCCTGCTCTCCATGCAGGTGCCGTTGCTGCACCACGGCTGCGTGATCGTCGGCATTCCCTTCACCGAGCCGCAGCTCAGCACCACGCGCACCGGCGGCACGCCCTACGGCGCCAGCCACGTCGCCGGTGGCGAGGACGATCCGCACCCCAGCGACGAGGAAGCCGCGCTCGCGCGCGCGCTCGGCCGTCGCGTGGCCGACATCGCCCGCCGCCTGGAGCCGCGCTGA
- a CDS encoding fasciclin domain-containing protein — protein sequence MEMQRKEELAQRNLLGTLRSNSTFRTLLNAIDKAGLAASLTGTEQYTLFAPTDEAFSALPAGTLERLLEPAHKDELASLINYHVVTGRKTTTDVGKWKSARTLQGQNAPVEATEGTLSIGGAQITQSDIMAKNGVIHVIDKVNIPEARPH from the coding sequence ATGGAAATGCAACGGAAAGAAGAGCTCGCACAGCGAAACCTGCTGGGCACGCTGAGGAGCAACAGTACGTTTCGCACGCTCCTCAATGCGATCGACAAAGCGGGCCTCGCCGCCTCGCTGACCGGCACGGAGCAGTACACGCTGTTCGCTCCGACCGATGAAGCGTTCTCGGCACTTCCGGCCGGCACGCTCGAACGACTGCTCGAGCCTGCCCACAAGGACGAACTCGCCTCCCTGATCAACTACCACGTCGTTACCGGCCGCAAGACCACAACGGATGTTGGCAAGTGGAAGTCGGCGCGCACCTTGCAAGGACAGAACGCGCCGGTTGAAGCAACCGAAGGGACGCTGAGTATCGGCGGCGCACAGATTACGCAATCCGACATCATGGCCAAGAACGGCGTGATTCACGTCATCGACAAGGTGAACATCCCGGAAGCCAGGCCGCACTGA
- a CDS encoding asparaginase domain-containing protein, whose product MEELLIVTTGGTIDKIYFDDKSDYQIGDPQIGMILRELGVTFRFTVIPILRKDSLHITDEDRELIRATIAAQPTRHVLVTHGTDSMVQTGHVLASIPDKTIVMTGALSPARFRGSDAEFNIGCAIGAVQSLPSGVHIAMNGRIWDPAKVRKNVAANRFEAV is encoded by the coding sequence ATGGAAGAGCTGCTGATCGTCACCACCGGTGGCACGATCGACAAGATCTACTTCGACGACAAGTCGGACTACCAGATCGGCGACCCGCAGATCGGCATGATCCTGCGCGAGCTGGGGGTGACGTTCCGTTTCACGGTCATCCCGATCCTGCGCAAGGATTCGCTGCACATCACCGACGAGGACCGCGAGCTGATCCGCGCGACCATCGCCGCGCAGCCCACCCGGCACGTGCTGGTCACGCACGGCACCGACAGCATGGTGCAGACCGGCCACGTGCTGGCCTCGATTCCGGACAAGACCATCGTGATGACCGGCGCGCTCAGCCCGGCCCGCTTCCGCGGCTCGGACGCGGAGTTCAACATCGGTTGCGCCATCGGCGCCGTGCAGTCGCTGCCCAGCGGCGTCCACATCGCCATGAACGGCCGCATCTGGGATCCGGCGAAGGTCCGCAAGAATGTGGCGGCGAATCGGTTCGAAGCGGTGTGA
- a CDS encoding DUF4287 domain-containing protein, whose translation MTTTNDKVKGPASYFPSIEKQYGKPVEHWFKVLDAVSDRKHMEQVALLKTEHKMGHGHANALVAYHKAKQGG comes from the coding sequence ATGACGACGACGAACGACAAGGTGAAAGGCCCGGCCTCCTACTTCCCTTCGATAGAGAAGCAGTACGGCAAGCCGGTGGAGCACTGGTTCAAGGTCCTGGATGCCGTCAGCGACCGTAAGCACATGGAGCAGGTGGCCCTGCTGAAGACGGAGCACAAGATGGGCCACGGCCACGCCAATGCGTTGGTGGCGTATCACAAGGCGAAGCAAGGGGGGTGA
- a CDS encoding helix-turn-helix domain-containing protein — MSLDTTLRLLAKASGLTAADLAAAIPRAGVATVKSWMAGDKLPGRDQLNALARALGVPAGALLSELASTFDPARTQGEHDLLAAYRTLNTRQQGALLEVARSMAGHPARRKR, encoded by the coding sequence ATGTCGCTTGATACCACCCTGCGCCTGCTCGCCAAGGCCAGCGGCCTGACCGCCGCGGATCTCGCCGCCGCCATCCCGCGCGCCGGCGTGGCGACGGTGAAATCCTGGATGGCCGGCGACAAGCTGCCCGGCCGCGACCAGCTCAATGCGCTGGCGCGTGCGCTCGGCGTGCCGGCCGGCGCGCTGCTGTCCGAACTCGCGTCCACCTTCGACCCCGCACGCACGCAGGGCGAACACGACCTGCTCGCCGCCTACCGCACGCTCAACACCCGCCAGCAGGGTGCCCTGCTGGAAGTCGCGCGGAGCATGGCCGGACACCCCGCACGCCGCAAACGCTGA
- a CDS encoding S8 family serine peptidase, whose amino-acid sequence MSGFAKRGSRVRLLCLSSAVLASLYALPAMAGRVDMSGLQVEEPGGYDRFIVKYRDGSTESSNATQLQRSLTTAASTGVAKRGGRALGLQKLRRLAAGGADVVRADRKLDRVEAESLMRQLAADPNVEYVEVDQRMYAVLTPNDTRLSEQWGFGTTTSGINVRSAWDKSTGAGVVVAVIDTGITNHADLNANILPGYDFISDTFVSRDGNGRDSNPNDEGDWNPVAGECYAGSPVSNSSWHGTHVAGTVAAVTNNATGVAGTAFGAKVVPVRVLGRCGGLTSDIADAITWASGGTVSGVPANANPAEVINMSLGGGGTCSATYQNAINGAVGRGTTVVVAAGNSNTNVSSAVPANCPNVVAVAATTSAGSRASFSNYGTGIDISAPGQSILSTLNSGTTTAGSASYASYNGTSMAAPHVAGVVALMQAAAPSPLTPAQVESILKSTARPLPGTCSGGCGAGIANADGAVVAAQGGTPPGGGTTTYSNATDFSIPDNNTTGISSTIAVSGRTGNAPSNAQVAVNIVHTYIGDLIVDLIAPDGSVYVLHNRTGGSADNINQTYTVNLSSEALNGSWRLRARDRASVDTGYINSWSITF is encoded by the coding sequence ATGTCTGGATTTGCAAAGCGTGGTTCGCGTGTCCGCCTGCTGTGCCTGTCGTCGGCCGTGCTGGCGTCGTTGTACGCATTGCCCGCCATGGCGGGTCGCGTGGACATGAGTGGCCTGCAGGTGGAAGAACCCGGTGGCTACGACCGCTTCATCGTCAAGTACCGCGACGGCAGTACCGAAAGCAGCAACGCGACGCAGCTGCAGCGCTCGCTGACCACCGCGGCGAGCACGGGCGTCGCCAAGCGCGGCGGCCGCGCGCTGGGCCTGCAGAAGCTGCGCCGGCTGGCCGCCGGTGGCGCCGACGTCGTCCGCGCCGACCGCAAGCTGGACCGCGTCGAAGCCGAATCGCTGATGCGCCAGCTGGCCGCCGACCCGAACGTGGAATACGTCGAAGTCGACCAGCGCATGTACGCCGTGCTGACCCCCAACGACACGCGCCTGTCCGAGCAATGGGGCTTCGGCACCACGACGTCGGGCATCAACGTGCGTTCGGCCTGGGACAAGTCCACCGGCGCGGGCGTGGTGGTCGCGGTAATCGACACCGGCATCACCAACCATGCCGACCTCAACGCGAACATCCTGCCGGGCTACGACTTCATCAGCGACACGTTCGTGTCGCGCGACGGCAACGGCCGCGATTCCAACCCGAACGACGAAGGCGACTGGAACCCGGTGGCGGGCGAGTGCTATGCCGGTTCGCCGGTGAGCAACTCCAGCTGGCACGGCACCCACGTGGCCGGTACGGTCGCGGCGGTCACCAACAACGCCACCGGCGTGGCCGGTACCGCGTTCGGCGCGAAGGTCGTGCCGGTGCGCGTGCTGGGCCGCTGCGGCGGCCTGACCTCCGACATCGCCGACGCGATCACCTGGGCCTCCGGCGGCACCGTCAGCGGCGTGCCGGCGAACGCCAACCCGGCCGAAGTGATCAACATGTCGCTCGGCGGCGGCGGCACCTGCTCGGCCACGTACCAGAATGCGATCAACGGCGCCGTCGGCCGCGGCACCACGGTGGTGGTCGCCGCCGGCAACAGCAACACCAACGTGTCCAGCGCCGTCCCGGCGAACTGCCCGAACGTCGTCGCCGTCGCGGCCACGACCTCGGCAGGCTCGCGTGCCAGCTTCTCCAACTACGGCACGGGCATCGACATCTCCGCGCCGGGCCAGAGCATCCTGTCCACGCTGAACTCCGGCACCACCACCGCCGGCAGCGCCAGCTACGCGTCCTACAACGGCACGTCGATGGCGGCGCCGCACGTGGCCGGCGTGGTCGCGCTGATGCAGGCCGCCGCGCCTTCGCCGCTCACCCCGGCGCAGGTGGAAAGCATCCTGAAGAGCACCGCACGCCCGTTGCCGGGCACGTGTTCGGGCGGGTGCGGCGCGGGCATCGCCAACGCGGACGGTGCGGTCGTGGCGGCGCAGGGCGGCACGCCGCCGGGCGGCGGCACGACGACCTACAGCAACGCGACGGACTTCTCGATCCCGGACAACAACACCACGGGCATCAGCAGCACCATCGCGGTGTCGGGCCGTACGGGCAACGCGCCGAGCAATGCGCAGGTGGCGGTCAACATCGTGCACACCTACATCGGTGACCTGATCGTCGACCTGATCGCGCCGGACGGTTCGGTGTACGTGCTGCACAACCGCACGGGCGGCAGCGCGGACAACATCAACCAGACCTACACGGTCAACCTGTCGAGCGAAGCGCTCAACGGCAGCTGGCGCCTGCGCGCCCGCGACCGCGCCAGCGTGGACACCGGCTACATCAACAGCTGGAGCATCACCTTCTGA
- the ppk2 gene encoding polyphosphate kinase 2: MKPLKRKDYEARLKPLQLELAAMARWASHCGARIVVVMEGRDTAGKGGAIGAITEHLNPRQCRVVALPKPSEREATQWYFQRYISHLPAAGEIVLFDRSWYNRAGVEKVMGYCTDDQYERFLQQAPVFERGITDDGILLFKYWLCVDQDQQEERFAERAEEPLKSWKLSPIDLKAREKYADYTAAREAMLKATHTAHAPWTLVDFNDQRVGRLTLLRDLLDRLPDTQVPVEPLGLPPLRGKLHKERYGVLKPIKPQRGG; this comes from the coding sequence ATGAAGCCGCTCAAGCGCAAGGACTACGAAGCCCGCCTGAAACCGCTGCAACTGGAACTGGCCGCGATGGCGCGATGGGCCTCCCACTGCGGCGCGCGCATCGTGGTGGTGATGGAAGGCCGCGACACCGCCGGCAAGGGCGGCGCGATCGGCGCGATCACCGAACACCTCAATCCGCGCCAGTGCCGCGTGGTGGCGTTGCCCAAGCCGAGCGAACGCGAAGCGACCCAGTGGTATTTCCAGCGCTATATCTCGCACCTGCCGGCGGCGGGCGAGATCGTGCTGTTCGACCGCAGCTGGTACAACCGCGCCGGGGTCGAGAAGGTGATGGGCTACTGCACGGACGACCAGTACGAACGCTTCCTGCAACAGGCGCCGGTGTTCGAGCGCGGCATCACCGACGACGGCATCCTGCTGTTCAAGTACTGGCTGTGCGTCGACCAGGACCAGCAGGAGGAGCGTTTCGCCGAGCGCGCGGAAGAGCCCTTGAAGAGCTGGAAGCTGTCGCCGATCGACCTCAAGGCGCGTGAGAAGTACGCCGACTACACCGCCGCGCGCGAAGCCATGCTCAAGGCCACCCACACCGCGCATGCCCCGTGGACCCTGGTGGACTTCAACGACCAGCGCGTCGGCCGGCTGACCCTGCTGCGCGACCTGCTCGACCGCCTGCCCGACACCCAGGTGCCGGTCGAACCCCTGGGCCTGCCGCCACTGCGGGGCAAGCTGCACAAGGAACGCTACGGCGTGCTCAAGCCGATCAAGCCGCAGCGCGGCGGCTGA
- a CDS encoding DUF2069 domain-containing protein, with protein MDRSRLILAGLLQLLAILYAAWFYGDRQYTLALLVFSLPPLLLMIGVMARRRTAAFWASVAALFWFSHAVMVAWADPVKAPFAWVGIVLTVGIVLATSWPAFAKRFGKKA; from the coding sequence ATGGACCGCTCGCGCCTGATCCTCGCCGGCCTGCTGCAACTGCTGGCCATCCTCTATGCGGCGTGGTTCTACGGCGACCGCCAGTACACGCTGGCGCTGCTGGTGTTCTCGCTGCCCCCGCTGCTGCTGATGATCGGCGTGATGGCGCGGCGACGCACCGCGGCGTTCTGGGCCAGCGTCGCGGCGCTGTTCTGGTTCTCGCATGCGGTGATGGTGGCGTGGGCCGATCCGGTGAAGGCGCCGTTCGCGTGGGTGGGCATCGTGCTGACCGTCGGCATCGTGCTGGCCACCAGCTGGCCGGCCTTCGCCAAGCGGTTCGGCAAGAAGGCGTGA
- a CDS encoding TlpA disulfide reductase family protein, which produces MKSFLSLPLAAALSLAACNAGSAPTEAATPAIEAHVQAVDPATARAADRTAEIPTLQVKTLDGADYALAAHRGKWVVVNFWATWCAPCLKEMPDLSALDKDNDHIEVIGLAYEEIEADELKAFLAERPVVYPIAILDVYNPPADFATPRGLPLTYLISPDGKVAKQFLGPVTGKEIEAAITAAGGPKAKA; this is translated from the coding sequence ATGAAGTCGTTCTTGTCCCTTCCGCTGGCGGCCGCGCTGTCGCTGGCGGCCTGCAATGCCGGCTCGGCGCCGACCGAAGCGGCGACGCCCGCCATCGAAGCGCACGTGCAGGCGGTCGACCCCGCCACCGCGCGCGCGGCGGATCGCACGGCCGAGATTCCGACACTGCAGGTGAAGACCCTGGACGGCGCCGACTACGCGCTGGCCGCACACCGCGGCAAGTGGGTGGTGGTGAATTTCTGGGCCACGTGGTGCGCGCCCTGCCTGAAGGAAATGCCGGACCTGTCCGCACTCGACAAGGACAACGACCACATCGAGGTGATCGGCCTGGCCTACGAGGAGATCGAGGCGGACGAACTGAAGGCCTTCCTGGCCGAGCGCCCGGTGGTGTATCCGATCGCGATCCTCGACGTGTACAACCCGCCTGCGGATTTCGCCACGCCACGCGGCCTGCCGCTGACCTACCTGATTTCGCCGGACGGCAAGGTGGCCAAGCAGTTCCTCGGCCCGGTGACGGGCAAGGAGATCGAAGCGGCGATCACCGCGGCGGGCGGGCCGAAGGCCAAGGCCTGA